From one Gracilibacillus salinarum genomic stretch:
- a CDS encoding VOC family protein: MNRINLITLGVRDIRKSLKFYRDIGFEGSVTGDEEKPVIVFFNNEGSKLELFPIEELAKDINEENPPELSKGGFSGMTLAYNAKSETEVDDILQSVKKIGAQVVKEPQKLSWGGYGGYFIDPDGYYWEVAYGSNWEFDDSNMLII, encoded by the coding sequence ATGAATAGAATTAATCTCATTACTTTAGGCGTAAGAGATATTAGAAAATCACTTAAATTTTACCGCGACATCGGTTTTGAAGGATCGGTCACAGGTGATGAGGAAAAACCCGTTATTGTGTTCTTTAATAATGAGGGATCAAAGTTAGAGTTATTTCCAATCGAAGAATTGGCAAAGGATATCAATGAGGAAAATCCTCCCGAATTATCAAAAGGAGGCTTCTCGGGTATGACTCTTGCTTATAATGCGAAATCTGAAACGGAGGTTGATGATATTCTTCAATCAGTTAAAAAAATTGGTGCCCAGGTTGTTAAGGAACCGCAAAAACTCTCATGGGGAGGGTATGGAGGATATTTCATTGATCCTGATGGGTATTATTGGGAGGTTGCTTACGGATCGAATTGGGAATTCGATGACTCAAACATGTTGATCATTTAA
- the vanY gene encoding VanY-A/VanY-F/VanY-M family D-Ala-D-Ala carboxypeptidase: MKKWGCLILLLVSLCVVFVNRGSFESREDIPSVEVQGYDQEEDRSAYDNIQKLKVIEEQIYQGNLLLVNSEYPVRQEGVKSDVVNLFKHNELVKGYGLLYNDTYLSEDIAREFSELVAAADKGGVDNFWITSGYRDFDEQRQLYQEKGSGTALPAGYSEHNLGLSLDVGNTQTPMAKAPEGEWIEENAWEYGFILRYPEDKTDITGIQYEPWHIRYVGLPHSAIMKEKNFVLEEYLDYLKEEKVISVSVKGKKYQISYYAVHKNMTIQVPSKLHYEISGNNMDGVIVTVFL; the protein is encoded by the coding sequence ATGAAGAAGTGGGGATGTTTAATTTTATTACTAGTGAGCTTGTGTGTCGTTTTCGTAAATAGAGGTTCTTTTGAATCAAGAGAAGATATACCAAGCGTAGAAGTACAAGGGTATGATCAGGAAGAGGATAGAAGTGCTTATGATAATATCCAAAAACTTAAAGTTATCGAAGAACAAATCTATCAAGGTAATCTGCTTTTAGTCAATAGTGAATATCCTGTTCGCCAAGAAGGTGTTAAATCAGATGTCGTCAATCTTTTTAAGCACAATGAATTGGTAAAGGGATACGGATTGTTATATAACGATACGTATTTGTCAGAGGATATAGCACGTGAATTTTCGGAATTGGTTGCTGCTGCAGACAAAGGTGGAGTTGATAATTTCTGGATTACCAGTGGCTATCGGGACTTTGATGAGCAAAGGCAGCTTTATCAAGAAAAGGGCTCTGGTACAGCTTTGCCAGCAGGATATAGCGAACATAATTTGGGCTTATCGCTTGATGTAGGAAACACTCAAACACCGATGGCTAAAGCACCTGAAGGGGAGTGGATAGAAGAAAATGCTTGGGAATACGGGTTCATTTTACGCTATCCAGAGGATAAAACGGACATTACTGGCATTCAATATGAACCGTGGCATATCCGCTATGTTGGTTTGCCGCACAGTGCGATTATGAAAGAAAAGAATTTCGTTCTAGAAGAATATTTGGATTACTTAAAAGAAGAAAAAGTCATTTCTGTTAGTGTGAAAGGGAAAAAATATCAGATCTCTTATTATGCTGTTCATAAAAATATGACCATTCAGGTACCTTCCAAACTTCATTATGAGATATCAGGCAACAATATGGATGGTGTGATTGTGACAGTGTTTCTCTGA
- a CDS encoding sensor histidine kinase, translating into MVKFTKSFRSKMIITLGLSMLLSGSITYIIYKTLQYFYYKVVDYKSPLANFRQIIREIGDINFFLLIFIPLSILFFFLLTKRYVTYFNNISTGIHHLAQGDFNHRVQILSDDEFSDIAQDINLASEKLKQATEKGEFSESSKDQLVVNLAHDLRTPLTSVLGYLDLILKDENLTNEQVKHFLTIAFTKSQRLEGLVDELFEITRMNYGMLPIDQNNINLRDLLNQLKEELYPVFTKNDLIARMNMTPNLPITGDGELLARVFENLLINAARHGYDGQFVDVNGYMESGEVVVQVVNYGDSIPPKELPHLFDMFYTGDKARTLQKNSTGLGLFIAKNIVEQHSGSITAQSSLLQTVFEVRLPKRGET; encoded by the coding sequence ATGGTTAAATTCACAAAAAGTTTTCGTTCCAAAATGATTATAACACTAGGCTTAAGTATGCTTCTGTCGGGTTCTATCACGTATATCATTTATAAAACTCTTCAATATTTTTATTACAAGGTTGTTGATTATAAAAGTCCATTAGCCAATTTCCGTCAAATTATTAGAGAAATTGGAGACATTAACTTTTTTTTACTAATATTTATCCCACTTTCGATATTGTTTTTCTTTTTACTCACGAAGCGCTACGTGACCTATTTTAATAATATTTCTACCGGAATTCACCATCTTGCACAAGGCGACTTTAATCACCGTGTTCAAATCCTTTCAGATGATGAATTCAGCGATATTGCGCAGGATATTAATTTAGCTAGTGAAAAATTGAAACAGGCAACTGAAAAAGGGGAATTCTCGGAAAGCAGTAAAGATCAGTTAGTTGTCAATTTAGCTCATGATCTGCGTACACCGCTCACCTCTGTATTAGGCTATTTGGATTTAATCCTTAAGGATGAAAATTTGACGAATGAGCAAGTTAAACATTTTTTAACAATTGCTTTTACCAAATCTCAACGTTTAGAAGGTCTTGTTGATGAATTATTTGAAATAACGAGAATGAACTACGGCATGCTGCCAATTGATCAAAATAACATTAATTTACGTGACCTTCTTAATCAATTGAAAGAAGAATTATATCCTGTCTTCACAAAAAATGATTTGATCGCTCGCATGAATATGACTCCTAACTTACCTATTACCGGTGACGGAGAGCTGCTAGCACGTGTGTTTGAGAATCTTTTGATCAATGCGGCTCGGCATGGATACGATGGTCAGTTTGTAGATGTTAACGGCTATATGGAGTCGGGGGAAGTGGTTGTACAAGTTGTGAATTATGGAGATAGTATTCCTCCGAAAGAACTCCCACATCTCTTTGATATGTTCTATACTGGAGACAAAGCAAGAACTCTACAGAAAAATAGCACTGGCCTTGGATTGTTCATTGCGAAGAATATTGTGGAGCAACACAGTGGATCAATTACTGCTCAAAGCAGTCTACTACAGACAGTATTTGAAGTTCGATTACCAAAGAGAGGTGAAACTTAA
- the vanR gene encoding vancomycin resistance response regulator transcription factor, VanR-F/VanR-M family, with protein sequence MKNISILIADDEEEIADLIAFHLEKEGYQCLKASNGQEAVRIVGNQVIELLILDIMMPKMDGYEVARRIREQHNMPIIFLSAKTSDFDKVQGLVIGADDYMTKPFTPIELVARVNAQLRRFLNLNQPQKDNKTQLDFGGLVISPDQRTVTLYDEDIELTPKEFDILYLLASHPKKVYSVENIFQQVWDEAYFEDGNTVMVHVRTIRKKLKEDKRTHKWIKTVWGVGYSFNG encoded by the coding sequence ATGAAGAATATTTCCATATTAATTGCTGATGATGAGGAGGAAATTGCTGATCTAATTGCTTTTCATTTGGAAAAAGAAGGGTACCAGTGTCTTAAAGCATCGAATGGACAAGAGGCTGTTCGTATTGTCGGGAATCAGGTCATTGAATTGCTGATTTTGGATATTATGATGCCAAAAATGGATGGTTATGAAGTTGCCCGTCGCATTCGCGAACAGCATAATATGCCTATCATATTTTTGAGTGCTAAAACTTCTGATTTTGATAAAGTACAGGGTCTGGTAATTGGAGCAGATGATTATATGACTAAACCATTCACCCCGATTGAATTGGTTGCTCGAGTAAATGCTCAATTGCGACGCTTTCTAAACCTTAATCAACCCCAAAAGGATAATAAAACGCAACTGGATTTTGGCGGATTAGTGATTTCCCCTGATCAACGCACGGTTACACTATATGATGAGGACATTGAGCTAACGCCAAAAGAGTTTGATATTTTGTATCTGCTGGCCAGTCATCCCAAGAAGGTTTACAGTGTGGAAAATATTTTTCAGCAGGTGTGGGACGAAGCATATTTTGAGGATGGGAATACCGTTATGGTCCATGTTCGTACAATAAGAAAAAAGCTAAAAGAGGATAAACGAACACACAAATGGATTAAAACTGTGTGGGGCGTGGGGTATTCATTCAATGGTTAA
- a CDS encoding GNAT family N-acetyltransferase — MKMETNIVLEGKYISLEPLEWKHKDVLFEALKSPEVWNYTWRNVRTIDDLERIVTDAVNKKKEKEQIPFVVKDKQTGKVIGTTRIGDIDFGNRNVEIGWTWLSPSVWKTKVNTECKLLLLQYCFEELQVIRVQFSVSGQNLRSQHALERIGAVKEGTFRKHRVKESGSIHDNIFYSIIDSEWESVKERVIALLEKRYGERR, encoded by the coding sequence ATGAAAATGGAAACTAACATAGTTCTGGAAGGTAAATATATTTCTCTTGAGCCACTTGAATGGAAGCATAAGGATGTATTGTTTGAAGCGTTAAAAAGTCCAGAAGTATGGAATTATACCTGGAGAAACGTTAGAACAATAGATGATTTAGAACGAATAGTAACGGATGCTGTTAATAAGAAAAAGGAAAAGGAACAAATACCTTTTGTTGTTAAGGACAAACAGACAGGCAAAGTAATAGGAACAACTAGAATTGGTGATATTGATTTTGGTAATCGTAATGTGGAGATAGGCTGGACGTGGCTCTCACCATCAGTTTGGAAAACCAAGGTCAATACCGAATGTAAATTATTATTACTGCAGTATTGTTTTGAAGAACTGCAAGTCATTCGTGTCCAATTTTCAGTTAGTGGACAAAATTTACGTTCTCAACACGCGCTTGAACGGATCGGGGCGGTGAAAGAAGGAACTTTTCGTAAACATAGAGTCAAGGAGAGCGGTTCTATTCATGATAATATATTTTACAGTATTATTGACTCGGAATGGGAATCAGTAAAAGAGAGAGTGATCGCTTTATTAGAAAAAAGATATGGAGAAAGGAGATAA
- a CDS encoding alpha/beta fold hydrolase, which produces MNYIFVHGLGQNWSSWNSTTDHLDFASNVYCPDLFSLLGTDEPTYHNLYQSFYAYCENFQDPINLCGLSLGAILSLHYAIDRPDKVNSLVLIAAQYKMPKLLLTIQNLMFYFIPKSVFLNMGTNKQQFIGLIKSMKQLDFTNRLADIQCDSFIMCGEKDFANKRAAKNLSQTIEGARFVVVEDAGHELNTDNPGKLAELVTEFWGTDCHKN; this is translated from the coding sequence ATGAATTATATATTTGTCCATGGACTTGGTCAAAATTGGTCGAGTTGGAATAGTACCACTGATCATTTGGATTTTGCTTCAAACGTGTACTGCCCAGATTTATTCTCTCTTCTAGGTACAGATGAGCCTACCTATCACAACTTGTATCAATCTTTTTACGCATATTGCGAAAATTTCCAAGACCCCATTAATTTATGCGGCCTTTCTTTAGGTGCCATTCTATCTCTACATTATGCGATCGATCGACCAGATAAAGTAAACTCACTGGTCTTAATTGCTGCACAATATAAAATGCCTAAGCTACTACTAACCATCCAAAACCTTATGTTTTATTTTATACCTAAATCTGTTTTCCTTAACATGGGGACTAATAAGCAGCAATTTATCGGATTAATCAAATCTATGAAACAATTGGATTTCACCAATAGATTAGCAGATATACAATGCGATTCCTTCATAATGTGTGGAGAAAAGGATTTCGCCAATAAACGCGCAGCAAAAAATTTAAGTCAAACGATCGAAGGTGCTCGTTTTGTCGTGGTAGAAGATGCGGGACACGAATTAAACACAGATAATCCTGGCAAGCTTGCGGAACTTGTTACTGAATTTTGGGGAACAGACTGTCATAAAAACTAG
- a CDS encoding YesK-like family protein → MLFVIIFFGMFFGLIIFVFTLIASKKKGKFYLAPIVTFLTCLGVTAYGLIKVGGFEGMAYGILGAGILIIAVIGTVVLPFIVNKIGDKQWNKKDKGILVIAPVILFATIGLVLYTDDNYWVVDEGFTSSENQSFESYYKVSTISEGKKQIHINLGKAFTGKEVEVENVDTIGSTEITLEIVDGGESNHIPYIQIGVDQIVEPLKVQTTEGEVIDSYN, encoded by the coding sequence ATGTTGTTTGTAATTATTTTCTTTGGAATGTTTTTTGGACTAATCATTTTTGTTTTTACTTTGATTGCGTCTAAGAAAAAAGGTAAATTCTATTTAGCACCAATCGTTACCTTCTTAACTTGTCTAGGAGTAACAGCTTATGGGCTTATTAAAGTTGGCGGATTTGAAGGAATGGCTTACGGCATATTAGGAGCAGGTATTCTAATTATAGCAGTCATTGGAACCGTAGTCCTCCCATTTATCGTTAATAAAATAGGTGATAAACAATGGAACAAGAAAGATAAAGGGATTTTAGTCATAGCACCGGTGATTCTTTTTGCAACTATAGGATTGGTTTTATACACTGATGATAATTATTGGGTGGTTGATGAAGGCTTTACATCTAGTGAAAATCAATCTTTTGAGAGCTACTATAAAGTTTCCACCATATCTGAAGGTAAAAAACAAATTCACATTAATTTAGGTAAAGCGTTTACAGGAAAAGAAGTTGAAGTGGAAAATGTTGATACGATAGGAAGTACTGAAATCACTTTGGAAATAGTTGACGGTGGTGAAAGTAATCACATACCCTACATTCAAATAGGCGTCGATCAAATAGTTGAGCCATTAAAAGTCCAAACAACGGAAGGAGAAGTTATCGATTCTTATAATTAG
- a CDS encoding disulfide bond formation protein DsbD yields MNKKIFHIFGWVLLLGMAVSWIGFGYSSWYLLLIPMASVSFSINDGSIKKIQKIKQMSIRQMLLILFAFVVSVGIAFTLIQLANYLINDLLHLTGGIKTFIAFIAVILSIYPVKFTFGSVVYKVTRDLNVIK; encoded by the coding sequence GTGAATAAAAAAATCTTTCATATATTCGGCTGGGTCCTGCTTTTGGGAATGGCTGTGTCGTGGATAGGGTTTGGCTATTCCAGCTGGTACCTATTATTAATCCCGATGGCGTCTGTTTCTTTTTCCATTAACGATGGCAGCATTAAAAAAATACAGAAGATAAAACAAATGTCCATACGTCAAATGCTTCTAATCCTGTTTGCATTTGTTGTGTCAGTAGGCATCGCATTTACTCTTATTCAATTAGCTAATTATTTAATAAACGATCTCTTACACCTAACGGGAGGGATAAAGACATTCATCGCGTTTATTGCTGTGATTCTTTCCATATATCCTGTTAAGTTTACCTTCGGCAGTGTGGTTTATAAAGTAACAAGGGATTTGAACGTTATAAAATAG